One Ictalurus punctatus breed USDA103 chromosome 10, Coco_2.0, whole genome shotgun sequence genomic region harbors:
- the cenpt gene encoding centromere protein T, whose product MDSGEEEDVSARVLLRNVLHTETQRSPVTRRMSREQSHVRRSSRLRNTPAETPHVALRHKLKQKLRETATRSPVPPSKRARSQSGTLKTPVARLTPVLYDDDDVTPRGLLRGIIQTEAEASLLLSGQTALPHRDQQDVETSIHANRRSDGASGLELPDLATEPLTQVIRGMSRRRPPPTFNVSTFEKQLDQPSGEDEEMDVPQENPDVSKEQDLSAGSKSVLSLTLKTPFVNLRSDRAGLRRKAAGRRRQVSVDAFDEAIQKRLERHHNQDYTVVQDGRTLQDSDLHKLTLGLSNTTVPELTTDMMMSNTELYAQPQASMSQLRGVEGGVTDAEMKRDDDDDDGRELQDVAQDQQTLSERNISKPHADPSEDPDSDSEGQKEEGEVETIPPSQESDAVSLNPEDIQLAPTQDMVDHVSQPQEQEECESAIQDAQVEEMDQREGESLQEEDEKPSLLPQRITRRAYRSEGGAIASGVMERGRGTKSLGMNHDPTEKHLQTFAGGTELEEFQVSVEEEPHRRPASSSAVHTTKPSSSVTHQDSLVQNPDEDDEVIQDIDQSGSEEIVVSVHVSPMVDFPAAEEKQEEEVQEHQQQEEEEEEQEEEEQEEEMEEQVQEQPQEAEEEQEDAQSEELSMQTPGFIRQRKQVATPGALATPTILKALNAGPAPKVVKPRPKRQPQRVSSGVLPKSYVMSVFKHFAKTKVSSDVYPVINDILQRYFDRMAEDLEAYSAHAKRKTIEVEDVELLMRRQGFVTDSTPVTVLIEKFLPLEYRKLLIPVATSGNNVVPHRRR is encoded by the exons AATGTCTCGTGAACAGTCACACGTACGGAGGAGCTCCAGACTGAGGAACACGCCCGCTGAGACGCCTCACGTCGCTCTCCGTCACAAACTCAAGCAGAAGCTCCGCGAG ACGGCCACGAGGTCTCCGGTCCCACCCAGTAAACGTGCGAGGTCTCAGAGCGGGACGCTGAAGACACCGGTGGCACGTTTGACCCCTGTGCTGTACGATGATGACGACGTCACGCCCCGCGGGCTGCTCAGGGGCATCATCCAGACTG AAGCGGAGGCGTCTCTGCTGCTGTCCGGTCAGACAGCGTTACCTCACAGGGATCAGCAGGACGTCGAGACCAGTATCCATGCCAACAGACGCAG TGATGGCGCGTCAGGACTCGAGCTGCCTGACTTAGCCACAGAGCCGCTGACTCAGGTGATCCGCGGGATGAGCCGCAGGAGGCCGCCGCCCACTTTTAACGTCTCCACTTTCGAGAAACAACTGGACCAGCCATCAG gtgAAGACGAGGAGATGGACGTCCCTCAGGAGAATCCAGATGTCAGTAAGGAACAGGATCTCTCTGCCGGTTCGAAAAG CGTCCTCAGCCTCACCTTGAAGACGCCGTTCGTGAACCTTCGGTCCGATAGAGCCGGTCTGAGGCGGAAAGCGGCCGGACGACGGAGGCAGGTTTCCGTGGACGCGTTCGACGAAGCCATCCAGAAACGTCTAGAGAGACATCACAACCAAG ATTACACAGTAGTGCAGGATGGGAGAACTCTCCAGGACTCGGACTTGCACAAGTTGACTCTGGGTTTGAGTAACACCACGGTCCCGGAGCTCACCACAGACATGATGATGAGCAACACAGAGCTCTACGCCCAGCCACAGGCCTCCATGTCCCAGCTGAGAGGCGTCGAAGGAGGCGTTACGGATGCTGAGATGaagagagatgatgatgatgatgatggacgAGAACTTCAAGATGTCGCCCAAGATCAACAAACCCTGAGTGAGAGAAACATCTCTAAACCTCATGCAGATCCTTCAGAAGACCCGGATTCTGATTCTGAGGGTCAGAAAGAGGAGGGCGAGGTGGAAACGATACCGCCGTCACAAGAGAGCGACGCGGTGTCTTTGAATCCCGAGGATATCCAGTTGGCTCCGACGCAGGACATGGTGGATCACGTGTCTCAGCCTCAGGAGCAGGAGGAGTGCGAGTCTGCGATACAGGACGCTCAGGTAGAAGAAATGGACCAGAGAGAAGGCGAGAGCCTTcaggaggaggatgagaagCCATCGCTTCTGCCTCAGCGAATCACACGGAGAGCGTACCGCTCCGAGGGCGGAGCCATCGCGAGCGGAGTGATGGAAAGAGGCAGAGGTACGAAGAGCCTCGGGATGAATCACGATCCCACGGAGAAAC ATCTGCAGACTTTCGCTGGTGGAACGGAGCTGGAAGAATTCCAAGTCAGCGTGGAGGAAGAACCACATCGCCGCCCCGCGTCGTCCTCCGCCGTCCACACCACAAAGCCTTCGTCATCTGTGACGCACCAGGACAGTTTGGTGCAAAACCCTGACGAGGATGACGAAGTTATTCAAGATATCGACCAATCAGGAAGCGAGGAAATTGTGGTGTCTGTCCATGTTAGCCCCATGGTGGACTTTCCTGCTGCTGAGGAAAAGCAGGAGGAAGAAGTACAGGAACATCAACaacaggaagaggaggaagaagaacaggaagaggaagagcaGGAGGAAGAGATGGAAGAACAGGTACAGGAGCAGCCCCAAGAAGCGGAGGAAGAGCAGGAAGATGCACAGAGCGAAG AGCTCTCGATGCAAACTCCAGGTTTTATTAGACAAAGGAAGCAGGTAGCCACTCCCGGTGCTCTGGCCACGCCCACCATCCTCAAAGCTCTGAATGCTGG TCCTGCCCCAAAGGTTGTGAAGCCACGCCCGAAACGCCAGCCTCAGCGCGTCTCCTCCGGCGTCCTCCCGAAAAGCTACGTCATGAGCGTGTTTAAACACTTCGCCAAAACGAAGGTCTCTAGCGACGTCTATCCCGTCATCAACGACAT ACTGCAGCGGTATTTCGATCGTATGGCGGAGGATCTGGAGGCGTATTCCGCTCACGCGAAGAGGAAAACCATCGAGGTTGAGGATGTTGAACTCCTCATGAGAAG GCAGGGGTTCGTGACAGACAGCACTCCGGTCACCGTGTTAATCGAGAAATTTCTCCCGCTCGAATACAGGAAGCTCCTCATCCCCGTCGCAACCAGCGGAAATAATGTCGTGCCTCATCGACGGAGATGA
- the gfod2 gene encoding glucose-fructose oxidoreductase domain-containing protein 2: MLPGVGVFGTGRTVRSLVPLLQEEGFPVQAVWGRTQEEAERLANELNIPFSTSQSDDVLLRQEVHLVCILTPPPYTRQIAVKALGIGKNVISEQAATLTDACTMVTAARYYPQLMSIMNNALRFLPAFILMKRLLAEGYCGTLQVCEARVYGGSLLSQSYGWAWEELMGGGGLHTIGSRIIDLLSYLTGGRAVRVHGMLRTFVRHGGSGAGIRSVTADDYACFQLLMAGGVVCNVTLNFNLPGADLQEVMLVGSSGRLVVRSTELYGQRDTTKGEELLLRDADLGAGPVVTGLKAMVTQLRLSFQAQEDRRSWARNPVAMAATFEDGLYVQTVVDAIKRSNRSGEWESVDVRTEDVDPNQNHRTAPN; the protein is encoded by the exons ATGTTGCCGGGTGTGGGTGTGTTCGGAACGGGGCGGACCGTACGCTCCCTGGTGCCCTTACTGCAGGAGGAAGGGTTTCCGGTTCAGGCCGTCTGGGGCCGGACGCAGGAGGAAGCTGAACGTCTGGCTAACGAGCTCAACATCCCCTTCTCTACCAGCCAATCGGACGACGTCCTGCTGCGGCAGGAAGTCCACCTGGTGTGCATTCTGACGCCGCCACCGTACACACGCCAGATCGCTGTGAAAGCGTTGG GGATCGGGAAGAACGTGATCAGCGAGCAGGCTGCTACGCTGACGGACGCGTGCACGATGGTGACGGCGGCGCGGTATTACCCGCAGCTGATGAGCATCATGAACAACGCGCTGCGCTTTCTGCCCGCCTTCATCCTGATGAAGCGGCTGCTGGCGGAGGGGTACTGCGGCACGCTGCAG GTGTGTGAAGCGCGTGTGTACGGCGGCTCGTTGCTGAGCCAGTCGTACGGCTGGGCGTGGGAGGAGCTGATGGGCGGCGGCGGCCTGCACACAATCGGCTCTCGCATCATCGACCTCCTGAGCTACCTGACGGGGGGGCGGGCCGTCCGCGTGCACGGAATGCTCAGGACCTTCGTGCGTCACGGCGGTTCGGGCGCCGGGATTCGCTCCGTCACGGCCGACGACTACGCCTGCTTTCAGCTGCTCATGGCAGGGGGCGTGGTCTGCAACGTGACGTTGAACTTTAACCTCCCGGGCGCTGACCTTCAGGAGGTCATGCTGGTGGGATCGTCCGGGAGACTGGTGGTCAGGAGCACTGAGCTGTACGGACAGCGCGACACCACCAAGGGGGAGGAGCTTCTTCTGAGAGACGCCGACTTGGGGGCGGGGCCTGTGGTCACGGGACTGAAAGCGATGGTGACTCAGCTCCGCCTGTCCTTCCAGGCGCAGGAGGACCGGCGTTCGTGGGCACGGAATCCCGTCGCCATGGCGGCTACCTTCGAGGACGGGCTGTACGTCCAGACGGTTGTGGACGCCATCAAGAGGTCAAATCGCAGCGGAGAGTGGGAGAGCGTGGACGTCAGAACCGAGGACGTAGATCCGAATCAGAACCATAGAACCGCTCCGAACTGA
- the LOC108270943 gene encoding zinc finger BED domain-containing protein isoform X2, which translates to MKKVTVMMDEQQVEVPAEVGDAEMDGAIRGILCAAAGEPATEGEVSGCEGEGRGTQEGSPAPTQTPTSRKWSAVWVHYRKVDQEKKALCLLCMEKIQHQSSTSNLIRHLQNKHPAEYAQLEEHSQKRPPKRKSEDPDYVPATSPKTRTVTPSRIVPSQLSSSLTVVDWSDGRRILERERELTEALRRVQQEEGRSLQQQRDLMQQIRELDAERRALQNQKREQEDEHHRLKREKEELETTRMELHKEKEELQKERDELFKAKEEFRKEKEELERQRQEIHREGHIQGQVSEFYNC; encoded by the exons ATGAAAAAGG TGACAGTTATGATGGACGAGCAGCAAGTCGAAGTCCCGGCCGAGGTGGGAGACGCCGAGATGGACGGGGCGATCCGAGGAATCCTGTGTGCTGCCGCAGGAGAACCGGCCACTGAAGGAGAGGTGTCCGGGTGCGAAGGTGAGGGCAGAGGGACTCAGGAGGGCAGCCCTGCCCCGACCCAAACCCCGACCTCACGCAAGTGGAGTGCGGTGTGGGTTCACTACCGCAAAGTGGACCAGGAGAAGAAGGCACTGTGTTTGCTTTGCATGGAGAAGATCCAGCACCAGAGCAGCACCAGTAACCTCATCAGACACCTGCAGAACAAGCACCCCGCCGAGTACGCCCAGCTCGAGGAGCATTCGCAGAAACGACCCCCCAAACGCAAAAGCGAGGATCCAGATTACGTCCCTGCGACCTCGCCCAAAACTCGCACTGTGACCCCCAGCCGCATTGTCCCGTCTCAGCTCAGTAGCAGTCTAACTG TAGTTGACTGGAGCGACGGGCGGAGGATCCTGGAGCGCGAGCGTGAGCTGACTGAGGCCCTGAGGCGAGTGCAGCAGGAAGAGGGACGAAGTTTGCAGCAGCAGAGGGATTTGATGCAGCAGATCCGAGAGCTGGACGCGGAACGACGAGCGCTTCAGAACCAGAAACGCGAGCAGGAGGACGAACATCACAGACTGAAGAGGGAAAAGGAAGAGCTGGAAACCACCAGGATGGAGCTCCATAAGGAAAAAGAAGAACTCCAGAAGGAGCGCGACGAGCTGTTTAAGGCCAAGGAGGAGTTTcggaaagagaaggaggagttggagagacagagacaggaaaTCCATAGAGAGGGACACATACAGGGCCAAGTGTCCGAGTTTTACAACTGTTGA
- the LOC108270943 gene encoding zinc finger BED domain-containing protein isoform X1, with translation MAARKRSIVWSFFQAEDDKRVLCLLCMKTVLYFGHTTNMLRHLRAKHPNDFSALDKRKSTSGKSASNHNNGCVEVTVMMDEQQVEVPAEVGDAEMDGAIRGILCAAAGEPATEGEVSGCEGEGRGTQEGSPAPTQTPTSRKWSAVWVHYRKVDQEKKALCLLCMEKIQHQSSTSNLIRHLQNKHPAEYAQLEEHSQKRPPKRKSEDPDYVPATSPKTRTVTPSRIVPSQLSSSLTVDWSDGRRILERERELTEALRRVQQEEGRSLQQQRDLMQQIRELDAERRALQNQKREQEDEHHRLKREKEELETTRMELHKEKEELQKERDELFKAKEEFRKEKEELERQRQEIHREGHIQGQVSEFYNC, from the exons ATGGCGGCACGAAAACGAAGCATAGTGTGGTCGTTTTTCCAAGCCGAGGACGATAAACGAGTATTATGTCTCCTTTGTATGAAAACGGTTTTATATTTCGGTCACACGACCAACATGCTTCGGCATTTACGAGCGAAACATCCGAATGATTTCTCCGCTTTGGACAAGAGAAAATCCACATCGGGAAAAAGCGCATCCAACCATAATAACGGCTGTGTAGAAG TGACAGTTATGATGGACGAGCAGCAAGTCGAAGTCCCGGCCGAGGTGGGAGACGCCGAGATGGACGGGGCGATCCGAGGAATCCTGTGTGCTGCCGCAGGAGAACCGGCCACTGAAGGAGAGGTGTCCGGGTGCGAAGGTGAGGGCAGAGGGACTCAGGAGGGCAGCCCTGCCCCGACCCAAACCCCGACCTCACGCAAGTGGAGTGCGGTGTGGGTTCACTACCGCAAAGTGGACCAGGAGAAGAAGGCACTGTGTTTGCTTTGCATGGAGAAGATCCAGCACCAGAGCAGCACCAGTAACCTCATCAGACACCTGCAGAACAAGCACCCCGCCGAGTACGCCCAGCTCGAGGAGCATTCGCAGAAACGACCCCCCAAACGCAAAAGCGAGGATCCAGATTACGTCCCTGCGACCTCGCCCAAAACTCGCACTGTGACCCCCAGCCGCATTGTCCCGTCTCAGCTCAGTAGCAGTCTAACTG TTGACTGGAGCGACGGGCGGAGGATCCTGGAGCGCGAGCGTGAGCTGACTGAGGCCCTGAGGCGAGTGCAGCAGGAAGAGGGACGAAGTTTGCAGCAGCAGAGGGATTTGATGCAGCAGATCCGAGAGCTGGACGCGGAACGACGAGCGCTTCAGAACCAGAAACGCGAGCAGGAGGACGAACATCACAGACTGAAGAGGGAAAAGGAAGAGCTGGAAACCACCAGGATGGAGCTCCATAAGGAAAAAGAAGAACTCCAGAAGGAGCGCGACGAGCTGTTTAAGGCCAAGGAGGAGTTTcggaaagagaaggaggagttggagagacagagacaggaaaTCCATAGAGAGGGACACATACAGGGCCAAGTGTCCGAGTTTTACAACTGTTGA